CACTAAGCCCGGATGAGCGCCGCGAGATAGAGCTGCACGTAACCCACAGCCACAACTTCCTGTCCAGGATACCCTGGACCGCTAATTTCCCCAATATCACAGAGATAATATACACACACCACGAGAGGATGGATGGGAGCGGCTATCCAAGGAGGCTTAAACAGAACGAGATACCGCTTCAAGCGCGGATGATGGCGATAGCGGACACCTTTGATGCGCTGACCGCCTTGGACAGGCCATACAAGAAGTCAGTATCCACAGAAAAGGCCCTGTTTATACTGGAGATGGAGGCATCGGAAGGCAGACTCGATTCGCAACTGGTACAGCTCTTCAGGGACGAGAAGGTTTACAAATTGATTGCCGGAACAAAGTCGTCCGTACGGAACGGAAGCGAGGTTTAGCTATGACGCAAAGAAAGATACTCCTTGCTGACGATGAACCCTATATGGTGCTTGCGCTTTCATTCGTGCTCCGCAAGGAGGGCTATGAGGTGGAATGCGCGTCGGACGGCGAGGAGGCCCTGAGGAAGTTCCTGGAGTTCAATCCCGAGGTTGTATTCCTTGACCTCATGATGCCCAAAAAGGACGGTTTCGAAGTTTGCCATGCCCTGAGGAACGACCAGCAATACAGGGGGCGCTCACCCTATATCATCATGCTGACATGCAAGGGCCAGGATGTGGACCGCTACAAGGGCTATCTGGAGGGTGCGGACGAATACCTGACCAAACCGTTTTCTCCGGCGGCCGTAGTACGCAAGTTGAAAGAACACTTCATGGAAAATACCGAACGGTCTCCATAAAAAATCGTGGGAAGAGATATGGAAAACGACATCCCCCTTGAGGCACTTTCCGATATGCCTTCCGAAGGTGAAAATGCATGGTATTCGCAAGAGGCCGGTCTTCGACTCCTGTTGCTGGCCCTGGTATTTCTGACCGGCAATTTCTTTATACCCCAGCGGGAAAGCCTGGTCCCCATTAATGTTGTTCTCGCCCTGGCGCTTCTCTTCAACCTTGCCGTCATATTTCTAAACCGAAGATATGGCCGTATGCCGGCCGTCCCTGCCGTCATCTTGACCGGTGATCTTTTATTCATGGTGATGCTTTGCCATTTCACGGGCGGCGCGGACAGTCCGGTTGCCTACCTTGGTATTTCCTATCTGTACCTGATCGTCTCACGGATGGGGGAGAACAAAGTGAAATGGTTTCTCCTGGCCTATGCATCGGCCATCCTGCTCCTCCCGGCGCTGGACCGGCATAAGCTGACCTACCTGGCCTTCAAGGAATACCTGCTGCCGGCCCTGATGAACCTCGCCCTGATCTGCGCGTTAGGATGGCCGGCGGTGCTGCTTGCAGCGAAGATCCGGAAGGAGCACGGGCTGCAAAAGGCGACCGA
The nucleotide sequence above comes from Nitrospirota bacterium. Encoded proteins:
- a CDS encoding response regulator, yielding MTQRKILLADDEPYMVLALSFVLRKEGYEVECASDGEEALRKFLEFNPEVVFLDLMMPKKDGFEVCHALRNDQQYRGRSPYIIMLTCKGQDVDRYKGYLEGADEYLTKPFSPAAVVRKLKEHFMENTERSP